The window aaaaagtaaaagagcataaaaaaatacttgttatgcagtaattgaGAACatattgaggttttggagatgctttgtcttctgagtcTCTGCTTTCctcctatcttcttcttcacgcatgcaaggctccttccatggcaagctgtatgttggtggatcaccgttgtcaatggctaccatctatcctctcagtgaaaaaggtccatgtacatggctaatcatctgtcggttctcacttgtgttggaataagatccattgatccttttgcgtctgtcactacgcccaatacttgtgagtttgaagctcgtcacagtcatcccttcctggatcctactcagaataccacagacaaggtttagacgttccggatctcaggaatgctgccaattgattctagcttttaccacgaagactctggattTATGGatttgaacactctgttgtcaggagaggcaatcaaactcctgaaccaggaacccaagagatatacactaaagctattacagatagaacataagtggttgtcaggcacgcattcataggttgagaatgatgatgagtgtcacggatcatcacattcttcatggttaagtacgagtgaatatcttagaacagaaacaagcgtattgaatagaaaatagaagtaattgcattaactcatcgagacacagcagagctcctcacccccaatcatggagtttagagactcatgccgtagaagatacaaaattcagatgtgaaatgtcatgagatgcaaaataaatctctaaaagtagtttttatactaagctagtgacctaggtttacagaaaatgagtagactaagatagatagtgcagaaatccacttccgaagcccacttagtgtgtgcttggactgagcattaaagcttccatgtgtagagacttttcttgaagttaaacgccaagttgatgcctatttctggcgtttaactccaatttttatgccagttctggcgtttaatgccagaatagggtaaagacttggcgttaaacgccaatttacgtcatcaaaacttgagcaaagtatggactattatatattgctgaaaatccctggatgtctactttccaacgcaattgagagcgtgccaattgggtttttgtagctccagaaaatccattttgagtgcagagaggtccgaattcaacagcatctgcattcctttttcagcctctgaatcagattattgctcaggtccctcaatttcaaccagaaaatacctgaaatcacagaaaaacacaaaaaatcatagtaaagtccagaaatataaattttgcataaaaaaataataaaaacatagtaacaactaactaaattatactaaaaactacctaaaaacaatgccaaaaagcatataaattatccgctcatcacaacaccaaacttaaattgttgcttgtccccaagcaactgaaaatcaaataggataaaaagaagggagtatactataaattctaaaatatcaatgaaacttagctccaattagtaAACGGgactacactacaagaaaatggaacatttgtaacaaaaaatgtgtatcaaatttaaaattgttacaaaaaaccatttttttgtattaataattgttgattgttataaaaaaaattatgttttgtaacaacattacaagttgttacaaaacatccagatattttgtaacaatccattttattttgttacaaatgatGGTAGTTTTTGTAACGCGCTGGtgtgttgttacaaaatattgtaatattttgtaacaaaaaataaagtAGTTGCAAAAATTCgtagtattttgtaacaaaatagttttttgtttcaaaaaatgcaaatgttttgtaacaaaatatctttttgtctgaaaaactcaaattattttgtaacaaaaaattaatttgtcaccaaATTTAACAttgtttgtaacaaatttttttgtgtcacaaaatatatgtataatttataatttttttttttcaaaatgttaaaaactttaagaattaaaaaaattgtctatatatttttttaaaataattttattttgtttcagaaattaaaaattttttttatataattctttaaaatatattttatatattattttttacatattcattaatttttaaatgatgtaaatattaatttatatgcctttagaaaattagtatataatttttaataatcagAATTTTAAGATAACTTAAAACTAAtttgtgaaatttaaaatttttttattaatttataaatataaataacaataattaaaaatattccaaaaaaatttaaaaaactaaatgcaCTGTAAAAACGCAAGGGCTAATAGCTAGTGAATGTAAAATGGTAAAAAAAATCCTAAGGTTCCCCCATTCCCCCACCTCACTCGAAGCCTCACACTCAGTCACTCTCAACCATCGCGCCGTCTACAAACCCTACTGCGAGGGAAAATGGAGCTGCTGCCGAAGGAAGAGTCACCAACGTAGCCCCTGGGAGACGTCTCCGGCGGCGTCGTGGTCCTCTAGTCGCTCCTCGAATCTGCGTCGTCTGCGCCACTGCTCACCTCCGTTTGTGTCATCCTGGCCGTCTTGCCTCTGCTGCCTTCCGCCTTGTCTGCCTCCGCGTCGTGCCTCTTCTGTATCTGCTACCTCTGTTTCTGTGGTCATCTTGTTAGGTGAGTCCTCTGCTGGCTGTGCTCTGTTCGTGCCGAAGCTCTGTTCGTGCCGAAGCTCTGCTCGTGCGGTCACCTCTCCTCACCGGTAGCCTGCGTCTTCGACGGTGGAACGGCCCCAACCGTCGCTGAGTGCTGAGTTTGGTTCTGCTTCTGACATTCTGCAGTGTAGAGGTGAGTTTATTTTCTAATATGTAGTTATTCTATATTAATTTTGTGGACTTCATTCTTGCTGTTTTATTGTAGGTTTAGAAGAGAAAAATTGATGCTAATTCCTAACTGTATCTGTATGTAAAACTAACTGATTCAATATGTTGTTCTGTttgttctttttcctttcttgaggCTTATATACTAAAGTTGGAAAAATTGAGTTAGATAATAAAGCAGAAGAAATTTTTATTAGCACTAAAAAGTTTGTCTCCTAGCTTGATAGTGAAATGACGAAGATTTAATAAAAGGGTCTTCTTTTGGTGTTGTGTAGCAGTCTTTAATTTCTTCTGGTTCAGCCGTGGTTCATTGATCTGCTGCCGGTCTGCTCCGATCGTCTCCTCTGCTGAAGGTAAGTGCAGTTTAATTTAGTATTGAACCTTGATTCTGCTGATATTGTGACTGAAAATATTAGTTTTATATCTGTTTGACTATATTAGTGTTATtagcttttgctttctttttagtGATTTCGATTCTGTTTTTTTTATACTATTGTGTTTGTGAATTAAGTAAAGTAGGTAACTACGTGATCCTTAGTAACATAGAAatattgattaaattttgttattaattttgtgTATTTTACATTGCATTAATTTAGGATAGTTTATTCTGCTCTGCTCATCCGGCGTTGTCCTTTGCTTCTGCTGGTCTGATTCGGCTGTCCTTCTTCTCCTGCTAGTCTGGTCTGGTTCGATTACGTTTCTGCTAAAGGTAACTTCAGTTTATTGGAGTATTGTTAAATATGCTGTTAGTTGATAATCTTAGCTGAAATATTGAACCTTGATTCTGTTGATATTGTGGTTGAAAATATTGTTAGTTGCTTATGCTGATGTTGTTGTGGTTGAAAGTATTGGTGTGTAACCTGcttgattctattttttgcattttttttggtgattttgaaagTGATAGTCGCTGTGATGCTATGTTATGTCATGCTGCTCTCTTTTTTTCACTCTTTACATCCTTCTATCCATTCTCGTCTCCTACAGAAATTAGTCCAATGGTCAATTTCCAGAAATATTGGGTTAATTTTGATAGGCGTACTCCTGAGTTTAGGAAGTGCCTCGAtgaattatttttggatattgcCTTCTCTCAACCCGATGTGAAAAATCAAATACGTTGTCCTTGTCCCAAATACAAcaattttttgttcaaatttagaAATGAAGTTCATCATCATGTGCGCCAATGGGGGATAGTGACCTCTTATAAACCATGGGTGCATCATGGTGAGATACTTCaagatacatccactatagatGTGTCTGATCTAAATGAAATTGATTGTGAAAGGGAGAATGATTCTGCCACTTATGAGATGTTGTATAACATCTTTAGAGGAGAAACACTAGGGGAGACGCCGAGAGATTTCGCTACCAACGTAGATGACAATATAGAAGAAGAACCTCATCAGGGGGAAAAGAGGTTCCAGAGGCTAATGAGGGATTATGAGCAAAGCCTGTATCCGGACAGTGGGATATCAAGGTTATCTTTCATTGTCAAGTTGTTTCTAATGAAATGTCGCTATGGATAGAGCAACAATTTAGTTGATGCTTTGTTGCTCTTTCTAAAAAGCATATTTCTGAAGAAAAATTCTTGTCCAACTTCATTTTATGATGCTCGAAAAGTGATTCGAGATTTGGGATTAGATTACAAGAAGATAGATGCTTGTGTGAATGATTGCATTTTGTTTCGGGGGCAAGCTGCTGATCTTGATGAATGTCCAAAGTGTAAGGATGGGTGAAGGGGAAGGGGAATGAAAAGGATAACCTTCGGAAGAAGGTACCCCAGAAGATACTTAGATACTTTCCATTAAAACCTAGGCTACAAAGGATCTTCATGTGTGAAGAAACAGCTCTAGCAATAAGGTGGCATAAAGAGAAACGACTTGATGATGGAGTCCTAAAACACCCGGCAGATTCGATGGCATGGAAGACATTTAATGAGGAGCACGAATGGTTTACACGTGATGCTAGAAATATCAGGCTTGGAGTTGCTAGTGATGGATTCAATCCGTTCGGCAATATGAACATTTCCTATAGTACTTAGCCAGTTGTTCTCATTCCATATAACTATCCTCCTTGGATggttttgaaacattcaaattgGATGTTATCTCTACTTATTCCAGGCCCTAAATACCCTGGAAATTCTATTGATGTATACTTAGAACCGTTAATTGAAGAGTTGAAAGAATTGTGGGAAGAGGGTGTTGAAACATTTGATGTGGTTCAGAAACGGAACTTTAAGTTGTCTGTTGTAGTTTTATGGACAATAAATAATTATCCATCCTATGCCATGTTATCCTGTTGGAGCACTAAAAGTGCACTAGCATGTGCGTGTTTCCACAGAGAAACTAGTTCTAAGAGGCTGAAACATGGACACAAGCATTGCTATATGGGTCATCGCCGCTATTTTCCGCATGATCATCCATGGCGAAGAAATAAGAGTTCTTTCGACAATACCAGGGAACTTGGCGAAGCACCTAAGCCACTTTCTAGTTATGATGTCCTGGAAGAATTCAAGACTTTTGAACAAACGGAGTTTGGGAACAAtactaaaaagagaaagaagtctGAGCATGACAAGGTGGCtgaaaattggaaaaagaaaagcaTTTTTTTTAGTTGCCTTATTGGAAGACATTATTGTTACGTCCTAATTTAGATGTAATACATATAGAGAAAGACGTCTTCGATAATATACTGGGTACACTGTTAAATTTAGATAGAAAGACAAAGGATAATCTTAATGCACGACTTGATCTTCAACTTATGGGTATCAAGAGAGACTTTCATCCTCGTAGAGTGGGCAACAAGTTTGTGATGCCGATAGTCAAATATACTTTGTCAAAGACTAGGAAGGAGAATGAAAGGCAACTTGTTTGTTAGTTCTTGAAAGAACTCAAGTTGCCTGATTCGTATTCATCAAATATTGGAAGGTGTGTGCACATTGAAGATTGCAAAATTTATGGCTTGAAGAGCCATGATTGCCATGTCCTAATAGAACGGCTGCTACCACTTGCAATTTGTGAGCTTTTGCCCAAAGAAGTTTGTGAACCGTTGATACATCTAAGTATTTTCTTTGGAGAGCTTTGTTCGAAGGAATTGAAGGTGGACGTTCTAGACAAACTTGAAACCCAGATTGCAATAACACTTTGTAAATTAGAGACAGTTTTTCCTCCGGCTTTTTTTGATGTGATGGTTTACCTAACTGTTCATCTTGCCCATGAAGCTAAGTTAGCCAGACCAGTTCAATATCGCTGGATGTACTCTGTTGAGAGGTTAGCCCTTTAGAATTGACAACAACTTAGAATCTGCCTTATAGTATTCTATATGTAGGTTTCTAACATtccttaaaaattcaattttagatATTTGCGCACACTAAAGAGTTATGTCGGAAACAAAGCACATCCTGAGGGGTCAATATCTGAGGGTTATATCTCTGAAGAAGCAATGACCCTTGTGGGGAGATATTTAGATGAAAATTCTAAGATTTCTGACCCTGGCAAGAATGAACCTATGCGAGGCATAGCTGTGTTCAAAGTACTTGGCCAGTTTAGTTGTAAAAGGGCATACAAGGAACTTAGTATCTTAGAGCATAGAGAAGCTCAATTCTATGTGCTGAAGAATTGTGAAGAAGTTCAACCATGGGTTGATGAACATATGGCAGTTTTAACAAGAGAAAATCCAAGAAATCTGCAgaaaaggcacaaggatcaatttGTGAAATGGTTTGAAAGAAAGGTAAATAAGTAAACTTTGATAATTGTAGAATTGAAGAGTCTCTTGGTAGTATTTAGTTTTAATTACTATTCATTAATGTAGATTTCAGATCTACACAAAGTAGGGAGTGCACAGGTGAATAATCAACTGCTTTCTCTAGCAAGAGGTCCTGATCATCGTGCACATTTCTACAACACATGTGCTATCAACGGTTTTACATTTCGTAGCAAAAACCATGAAGCATCTTTGAAGACTCAAAATAGTGGATTAGTTGTGAAGGTAGATGAATTGACTGGGGGTGTGGATTATTATGGCGTGTTGACTGATATTATTGAGTTAGATTATGTCGGAAAACATAAAGTGATCTTATTTAAGTGTGAGTGGTTTGATGTTCCTCCAATAGGACGAAATCAAAGTAGGGAATATTGTAAAGATGAATATGGATTCATAAATGTGGATGTCACATATGTTAGATATAAGGATGAGCCTTTCATTTTAGCATGTCAAGCTGAGCAAGTATACTATGTAAAGGCAATTAAAAGGCCTAATTGGTGTACTGTGGTCCGAGTAAAGCCTCGTAATACATATGATGTGCCTGAACAAGATATCATGCAAGAAGAGGCATACCAACAAGCTGAAATAGGAAGCTTTAATCAAGTACCATCTTCGGGTGATATCAATTTGTTGATAGAATTGGGTAGAGGTGACATAGAGGGATCAAGTGTGGACGTGCCTATGtctatggaagaagaagaagaagaagaagaagaagaagaagaagattcaaATGATAGTGATTGACttcttagtatttttattttggggATTACAAGATATTTGCAATTGCTAAATTATCCATTTTTTGTATAGGATGGTGATTGACTTTAAAGTAGTTAAACTTTAGGAATTCACATCATATTTGCAATTGCTAAGTTATTCACTCTTTGTTCCATTTGTTTAACTTTTTTGAAAAGTATAATATATTTTGAATCATGTCCAACTTTTATTGATGTGGTTTCCTTTGTATAATTGTATATTAAATGATGtagatattttattatttcatttctttaattttatctctgTTAACTTCATTGTAGATTGCGTAACATAATGGCTACACGGAGATTGACAAGGGCTGCTGCATCTACTTATACACCACGAGCACCTGCCCCAGCCCTGGCAGCCTGTTCCCCTGCCCCAGCCCCAGCCCCGGCAGCCCCTGGAGCCCCTCCCCAGCCCCTGCAGCCCCTGCCCCAGACCTGGCAGCCCCTGTAGCCCCAGCCCCAGCCCCGGCAGACCCTACTTCAGCACCACCCACTGCCCCTGTTGATAGGCGTATTGGTAAAAGGGGACCTTCGCGTGGGATTGCAACAAATAGGGTTATCAAAACAAAGACAAATGGGAAATTGGAATTGCCGATCTCTTTGGAGAACTTAGCTCCTAATGGCATTCATGCTGATCTGTTTGCATCTGAAGTGGGTATTGTTACAAGACAAAATTCTCCTTTGGATGTAGAGAAATGGAGCCAAGTTGGAGATGAAGTCAAGCAAAAAATATGCGACCTTGTTTTGGtaatacatatttatattttctgcTATTATGTATATTATAGGGTTTATTTCTGCTAACTAAATTTGACAAATCATATGTAGGAAAAGTTTGATATAGCAGATAGGGAAGTAATGCGCAAAATGATTTTAGCTAAGGCTAACATATGTTATCGAAGTTGGCGCTCAAGATTGCGTGAGCACTATGAGTTGTATCAAACTGATGAGGAGCGCCTTCAAAATCCACCAAACAATGTTTTACCGAAGACATGGGAAAATTTGGTGTCCTACTTTGGAAGTCCTTCTTTTCAGATTTGAAATTTTCATTGTGACAACCATTGAGGTGTTCTTAAGTTGTTTTGCTATTTTAGGTCAATGCAAATACTTATACCTTACCTCCTTTTATCTTTTGTGAGTTtggtctttgatgagcggataatttatacgctttttggcattgtttttagtatgtttttagtagaatctagttacttttagggatgttttcattagtttttatgttaaattcatatttctggactttactatgagtttgtgtgtttttctgtgatttcaggtattttctggctgaaattgaaggacttgagcaaaaatcagattcagaggttgaagaaggactgctgatgctattggattctgacctccctgcactcaaaatagattttctggagctacagaactcaaaatggcgcgcttctaattacattggaaagtagacatccagggctttccagcaatatataatagtccatacttttctcaagtttagatgacgcaaactggcgttcaacgccagctctctgcctaattctggcgtccagcgccagaaacaagttgcaaagtggagttcaacgcccaaaatggcacaaaagatggcgttcaactccaagaatgacctcttcacgtgtagacttcaaagctcagcccaagcacacaccaagtgggccccggaagtggatttatgcatcagttacatacttctgtaaaccctagtatctagtttattataaataggactttttactattgtatttgacatcctgagttttatctttggaatcatctttggattatcttttgatctattgatcacgtttgggggctggccatttggccatgcctggaccttcatttcttatgtattttcaacggtagagtttctgcactccatagattaaggtgtggagctctgctattcctcaaagattaatgcaaagtactactgttttctattcaattcatcttatttcgcttctaagatattcattcgcacttcaacctgaatgtgatgaacgtgacaatcattatcattccctatgaacgcgtgcctgacaaccacttccgttctacattagattgaatgagtatctcttagatctcttaatcagaatcttcgtggtataagctagattgatggcggcattcatgagagtcggaaagtctaaaccttgtccgtggtattccaagtaggactctgggattgaatgactgtgacgaactccaaactcgcgagtgctgggtgtagtgacagacgcaaaaggatagtaaattctattccagtatgatcgagaacctccaagatgattagccatgcagtgacaatgcatcggaccattttcacagagaggaataggatgcaaccaacgacaagggtgatgcctccagacgattagccgtgctgtgacagagcatttggaccattttcccaagaggattgaaagtagccattggcaccggtgacatccttacataaagccagccatagaaaggagtaagatggattggatgaagacagcaggaaagcggaggttcagaggaacgaatgcatctccatacgcttatctgaaattctcaccaatgatttacataagtatttctatccttcttttattactaaatttcgaaaactacataactattttatatccgcctgactgagatttacaaagtgaccatagcttgcttcataccaacaatctccgtgggattcgacccttactcacgtaaggtattacttggacgacccagtgcacttgctggttagttatgcgaagttgtgaagatatgtttagaccatggttctgtgcatccgtttttggtgccatcgccagggaatcaatttcgaacaataattcacaacctgagtaacaatttcgcataccaagtttttggcgccgttgccggggattgttcgagtttggacaactgacggttcatcttgttgcttagattgggtaattttcttcttattttcaaaaaattttcaaaaaaaaaaatttttcaaaaatctttcaaaaattttctcctttgttttcgaaaaaaaaattaaaaaaaaatattttcaaaaaaatatatttttcttcagaatttttaagaatgaattctagtgtttcatgatgatttgttgaatcctggctggctgtgaagccatgtccaaattcctttgaactgaggattcaactaatcacttcaatgcatgtaatagcatactaaagcttggctggctatcaagccatgcctaaccctcagattggagctttagtctaaagagcacaagattcctggaattcatattaaaaattttggaatccttatttttctttttcacattaattttcgaaaaatccaaaaaaaaaataaaaaaatcataaaaaaaatcataaaaatcaaaaaaaatattttgtatttcttgtttgagtcttgagtcaagttgaaagtctggtgtcaattgcatgttcatcttgcatttttcgaaaaaagttcatgcattcatagtgttcttcatgatcttcaagttgttcttagtaagtcttcttgtttgatctttgcatttgcatgttttgtgtcttttcttgtttttcatatgcattcctaaattctttatgtctaagcattaaataattctaagtttggtgtcttgcatgttttatttgcattaaaaatttttcaaaaaatgtgttcttgatgttcatcatgatcttcatagtgttcttggtgttcatcttgacattcatagcattcttgcatgcattcattgttttgatccataactttcatgcattacatcatttttcttgtttttctctctcatcataaaaattcaaaaatcaaaaaaatatctttccctttttctctcttaaaatttcgaaaattagatttgactttttcaaaaatttttaaaatctagttgtttttatgagtcaaatcaaattttcaatttaaaaaaatcttatctttttcaaaatctttttcaaaaatcaaatcttttttcaattttttttagttatttttgaaaatttcaaaaatatttttcaaaaatctttttcttaattttacatcatattttcgaaaataacatcatcaattaatgttttgattcaaaaatttcaagtttgttacttacttgttaagaaagattcaaactttaagttctggaatcatatcttgtgatttctggtgaatcaagtcattaattgagattttaaaaattaaatctttttcaaaaactaatttctatcatatcttttcaaaaaat is drawn from Arachis hypogaea cultivar Tifrunner chromosome 12, arahy.Tifrunner.gnm2.J5K5, whole genome shotgun sequence and contains these coding sequences:
- the LOC112730003 gene encoding uncharacterized protein gives rise to the protein MCEETALAIRWHKEKRLDDGVLKHPADSMAWKTFNEEHEWFTRDARNIRLGVASDGFNPFGNMNISYSPKYPGNSIDVYLEPLIEELKELWEEGVETFDVVQKRNFKLSVVVLWTINNYPSYAMLSCWSTKSALACACFHRETSSKRLKHGHKHCYMGHRRYFPHDHPWRRNKSSFDNTRELGEAPKPLSSYDVLEEFKTFEQTEFGNNTKKRKKSEHDKVAENWKKKNRKTKDNLNARLDLQLMGIKRDFHPRRVGNKFVMPIVKYTLSKTRKENERCVHIEDCKIYGLKSHDCHVLIERLLPLAICELLPKEVCEPLIHLSIFFGELCSKELKVDVLDKLETQIAITLCKLETVFPPAFFDVMVYLTVHLAHEAKLARPVQYRWMYSVERYLRTLKSYVGNKAHPEGSISEGYISEEAMTLVGRYLDENSKISDPGKNEPMRGIAVFKVLGQFSCKRAYKELSILEHREAQFYVLKNCEEVQPWVDEHMAVLTRENPRNLQKRHKDQFVKWFERKISDLHKVGSAQVNNQLLSLARGPDHRAHFYNTCAINGFTFRSKNHEASLKTQNSGLVVKVDELTGGVDYYGVLTDIIELDYVGKHKVILFKCEWFDVPPIGRNQSREYCKDEYGFINVDVTYVRYKDEPFILACQAEQVYYVKAIKRPNWCTVVRVKPRNTYDVPEQDIMQEEAYQQAEIGSFNQVPSSGDINLLIELGRGDIEGSSVDVPMSMEEEEEEEEEEEEDSNDSD